From the Lathyrus oleraceus cultivar Zhongwan6 chromosome 4, CAAS_Psat_ZW6_1.0, whole genome shotgun sequence genome, one window contains:
- the LOC127137320 gene encoding uncharacterized protein LOC127137320 — translation MPLAVCERLDLEDMQPTRMSFQLADRSVKYPIGILEDIPVRIVQLYIPNDFFIMDIKEDEEIPILLGRPFLSTTGAMINVKRGKMTFEVGDEKVEFILSKFMKAHSMDDSCCAIDIIDECIRELDKEEHIKTIKLPLTPIMEDDGFKSIRPYIDDNLNE, via the coding sequence atgcctttagcagtttgtgaaAGACTAGACCTAGAAGACATGCAACCAACTAGGATGTCCTTTCAACTGGCTGATCGATCAGTTAAGTACCCGATAGGTATATTAGAAGATATCCCAGTTAGAATAGTACAACTCTATATCCCTAATGACTTTTTCATAATGGATATTAAAGAGGACGAAGAAATCCCTATCCTtctaggaagaccattcttatcaactaCTGGAGCCATGATAAATGTAAAAAGAGGTAAGATGACTTTTGAAGTAGGAGACGAGAAGGTAGAGTTTATCCTATCCAAATTTATGAAAGCACACTCCATGGATGACTCTTGTTGTGCAATtgatatcattgatgaatgcatAAGAGAATTAGATAAGGAGGAGCATATCAAAACAATAAAACTACCTTTGACGCCCATAATGGAAGACGATGGATTTAAGTCAATTAGACCTTACATTGATGATAACCTTAATGAATGA